CACCGCCGAGCTTCATGAAACGCGGTTCGCTGTCCAGGGATTCGCTCAGATCGTCGATCACGTCCACATCGGGCAGCAGTGGTGCGATGTCAGGCAGGTCCGACAGCGAGGACAGGCCCAGCCGCTCCAAGAACAACTCGGTGGTCGCGAACGTCACCGCGCCGGTGTCGGCGTCCGCGCCCGCTTCGGTGATCAAGCCGCGGGCCAGCAGTGTTCGCATCACCGCGTCGACGTTGACGCCGCGCACCGCACTGACCCGCGCGCGTGTCACCGGTTGGCGATAGGCGACCACCGCCAGCGTTTCCAGGGCGGCCCGGGTCAGTTTGGACCGGGCGCCGTCGAGCAGCAGGCGCTCCACATACGGGGCGAACCGGGCGCGGGTGTAAAGCCGCCAGCCGCCGCCGGCCTCACGCAGATCGATGCCGCTGTCGCGTTCGGCGAGTTCGTCGGCCATCGCCCGCAGCTTGGCGCTGATCCGGTACACCGGCTGGTCGGTGGCCGTCGCCAACGCCTCGACGCTCACCGGCGTGTCCACCACCAGCAGCAGGGCCTCGAGCACCGCGCCCAACTCGGAGTCCTCGAGTTCGGGGGCAACGGCGACGTCGATACCCAGGTCGGAGCCCGAAGGACCGGCGAACTCGGCGGCCCCGGACGGCTCAGAAGGCCCGGACGGCTCCGCCACCTCGGGTTCGGGCATGTGGTCAGTCATCAATTCGTCTCGCACTACTCGGCCGATTCTGCTTTCACCAGGTCTACTAACTCTTCCGCGGCCGGGCTCTCACCGGTCCACGACACCTGGAGCACACCAAGTGGTTC
This is a stretch of genomic DNA from Mycolicibacter terrae. It encodes these proteins:
- the scpB gene encoding SMC-Scp complex subunit ScpB, whose amino-acid sequence is MTDHMPEPEVAEPSGPSEPSGAAEFAGPSGSDLGIDVAVAPELEDSELGAVLEALLLVVDTPVSVEALATATDQPVYRISAKLRAMADELAERDSGIDLREAGGGWRLYTRARFAPYVERLLLDGARSKLTRAALETLAVVAYRQPVTRARVSAVRGVNVDAVMRTLLARGLITEAGADADTGAVTFATTELFLERLGLSSLSDLPDIAPLLPDVDVIDDLSESLDSEPRFMKLGGAPAADQPLTFDVDHD